Proteins from a single region of Luteolibacter arcticus:
- a CDS encoding DUF1573 domain-containing protein produces the protein MKVLLICWLAACLPLAAGTLKFEKTRKDAVVENDQKTVTVDFDFKNESDSDASIEKYDAGCPCATVGVKDSKMTYKPGETGTVRIAFDLGMVPGTMDKAVAIYIKGDAANHPSVTLTSHIVVPALVEVEPKSLMWDVGSKPEPKTVTVTMKHTEPIKILSMTGADPRFKQELKTIEEGKKYEIVITPASTEKVGMGVVHLETDCKFDRHRSQRVFMVVRQPLAKKDSAAAVKAP, from the coding sequence ATGAAAGTCCTGCTGATCTGCTGGCTCGCCGCCTGCCTGCCACTCGCGGCTGGCACGCTGAAGTTCGAAAAAACCAGGAAGGACGCCGTGGTCGAGAACGACCAGAAGACGGTCACCGTCGATTTCGACTTCAAGAATGAAAGCGACAGCGACGCCTCGATCGAGAAATACGACGCGGGCTGCCCCTGCGCGACGGTCGGAGTGAAGGACTCGAAGATGACCTACAAGCCGGGCGAGACCGGCACCGTGCGGATTGCCTTCGATTTGGGGATGGTCCCGGGTACGATGGACAAGGCCGTTGCCATCTACATCAAGGGAGACGCCGCAAACCATCCTTCCGTCACCCTCACCAGCCATATCGTCGTTCCCGCCCTGGTGGAGGTGGAGCCAAAGTCCCTGATGTGGGATGTCGGCAGCAAGCCGGAGCCCAAGACCGTCACGGTGACGATGAAGCACACCGAGCCGATCAAGATCCTCTCGATGACCGGTGCCGATCCACGCTTCAAGCAAGAGCTCAAGACCATCGAGGAGGGCAAGAAATACGAGATCGTGATCACCCCGGCATCCACCGAAAAGGTCGGCATGGGCGTGGTTCATCTGGAAACCGACTGCAAGTTTGACCGCCACCGCTCCCAAAGGGTGTTCATGGTGGTCCGCCAGCCGCTGGCCAAGAAGGATTCAGCCGCGGCCGTGAAGGCACCATGA
- a CDS encoding RNA polymerase sigma factor encodes MDPAASPEIPRLAEHLFRQEAGKMISALTGIFGVHRLQLAEDVVQEALIRALQTWPYYGVPANPAAWLMQTAKNRALDLLRREKFFNDKQDEIAASLERLPEEGPQFDDEIRDHRLRLIFTCCHPQIPHDDRTLLALKTLCGFGIPEIASAFLASEAAVAKRLTRAKQKIEDLRIPYEIPSGNELAERLDAVLQVLYLLFNEGYKASNGDALVRADLCEEAIRLAVHLAEHPRTDSPRVHALTALMLLNASRLPARESPEGELLTLERQDRGKWDRQKIARGMLHLAQATSGETLSEYHLQAGIAACHATAQDDASTDWTRILAHYDHWMAMSRSPLVALNRAVALAKVQGAESALEAIAAISDRRLLESYHLYHAVLGDLAQQLGRDHEAADHFREAIRRTAVEAERVFLTEKLGSCVREGEAVAR; translated from the coding sequence ATGGACCCCGCCGCGTCACCGGAGATCCCGCGCCTGGCAGAGCACTTGTTCCGGCAGGAGGCGGGCAAGATGATCTCCGCCCTCACCGGGATCTTCGGCGTCCACCGGCTGCAGCTTGCCGAGGATGTGGTGCAGGAGGCGCTGATCCGAGCGCTTCAGACCTGGCCCTACTATGGGGTGCCGGCGAATCCCGCGGCGTGGCTGATGCAGACGGCGAAAAACCGCGCGCTCGACCTGCTGCGCCGCGAGAAGTTTTTCAACGACAAGCAGGACGAGATCGCCGCCTCACTCGAGCGACTGCCCGAGGAGGGGCCGCAATTCGACGATGAAATCCGCGATCACCGGCTGCGGCTGATTTTCACCTGCTGCCACCCGCAGATCCCGCACGATGACCGGACGCTACTCGCGCTGAAAACGTTGTGCGGGTTTGGCATCCCGGAAATCGCCAGTGCCTTCCTTGCCAGCGAGGCCGCGGTGGCCAAGCGTCTGACCCGGGCGAAGCAGAAGATCGAGGACCTGCGGATTCCCTACGAAATCCCGTCGGGGAACGAGCTCGCCGAGCGGCTCGATGCGGTGCTTCAGGTCCTCTACCTGCTCTTCAATGAGGGCTACAAGGCGTCCAATGGCGATGCCCTGGTGCGGGCGGATCTTTGCGAGGAGGCGATCCGTCTCGCCGTTCACCTTGCCGAGCATCCGCGCACGGATTCCCCTCGGGTTCATGCGCTGACGGCGCTGATGCTTCTGAATGCATCCCGGCTGCCGGCCCGCGAAAGTCCGGAGGGCGAATTGCTCACGCTGGAGCGCCAGGACCGCGGCAAGTGGGACCGGCAGAAGATCGCCCGCGGGATGCTGCATCTCGCGCAGGCGACCAGCGGCGAGACGCTCTCCGAATATCATCTCCAGGCCGGTATCGCCGCCTGCCACGCCACCGCGCAGGACGACGCCTCCACCGACTGGACGCGCATCCTTGCCCACTACGATCACTGGATGGCGATGAGCCGTTCGCCGCTGGTGGCCCTCAACCGCGCCGTCGCGTTGGCCAAGGTCCAAGGGGCGGAATCCGCGTTGGAGGCGATCGCCGCGATCTCAGACCGGCGCTTGCTCGAAAGCTACCACCTTTACCACGCGGTTCTCGGCGATCTCGCCCAGCAGCTCGGCCGCGATCACGAAGCTGCCGATCACTTTCGCGAGGCGATTCGTCGGACCGCGGTGGAAGCGGAGCGGGTCTTCCTCACTGAAAAACTGGGCAGCTGCGTGAGGGAAGGGGAGGCGGTCGCCCGCTGA
- a CDS encoding type IV pilus twitching motility protein PilT yields the protein MARIDTLFQYLVANRGSDLHLAEGQPPKTRVHGSVTPIPDQPVMHGPELRQMLEEICDPKAFERYLETGDLDFAYAMDEDSRFRCNYLKQNNGLGAVFRLIPTEIMSLESLGVPEVVKQFGHIRSGLVLVTGPTGSGKSTTLAALLDYININFNRHIITVEEPIEFVHRNKKSIITQREVPIQTPSFSDGLRAALREDADIVLVGEMRDLETISLALTAAETGLLVFGTLHTNNARKTVDRIIDVFPSDQQSQVRTMLAASLRGVLAQLLCKRSDKPGRVAVHEIMFATPAVAAIIREGATQKLYDVITGGKGEGMQFMDEAIWQKLQANIISPEEAYMKAIDKSRFKKFLPEKSTHLGDASGESPMDH from the coding sequence ATGGCCCGCATCGACACGCTTTTCCAATACCTCGTCGCCAACCGGGGTTCCGACCTTCACCTGGCCGAAGGCCAGCCGCCGAAAACCCGTGTTCACGGGTCGGTGACCCCCATCCCCGACCAGCCGGTGATGCATGGGCCGGAGTTGAGGCAAATGCTTGAGGAAATCTGCGACCCCAAGGCTTTCGAGAGGTATCTCGAAACCGGTGACCTCGACTTCGCCTACGCGATGGACGAGGACTCGCGCTTCCGCTGCAACTATCTGAAGCAAAACAACGGCCTCGGCGCGGTCTTCCGGTTGATCCCCACCGAGATCATGTCGCTCGAGTCGCTGGGCGTGCCGGAGGTGGTGAAGCAGTTCGGCCACATCCGTTCCGGCCTGGTCCTGGTGACAGGTCCGACCGGATCCGGCAAGTCCACCACGCTTGCCGCGCTGCTGGACTACATCAACATCAACTTCAACCGGCACATCATCACCGTTGAGGAGCCGATCGAGTTCGTGCACCGCAACAAGAAGTCGATCATCACGCAGCGCGAGGTGCCGATCCAGACACCGTCCTTCTCGGATGGTCTGCGTGCCGCGCTCCGTGAGGATGCGGACATCGTGCTCGTCGGCGAAATGCGCGACCTCGAAACGATCTCGCTGGCGCTAACGGCTGCGGAGACCGGCCTGCTGGTGTTCGGCACCCTGCACACGAACAACGCGCGCAAGACGGTCGACCGTATCATCGACGTGTTCCCGTCGGACCAGCAGTCGCAGGTGCGCACCATGCTCGCGGCCTCGCTGCGCGGGGTGCTGGCGCAGCTCCTGTGCAAGCGCAGTGACAAGCCGGGCCGCGTGGCGGTGCACGAGATCATGTTCGCGACGCCGGCCGTGGCCGCGATCATCCGTGAAGGTGCCACCCAGAAGCTCTATGACGTCATCACCGGCGGCAAGGGCGAGGGGATGCAGTTCATGGACGAGGCGATCTGGCAGAAGCTCCAGGCCAACATAATTTCTCCCGAGGAAGCCTACATGAAGGCGATCGACAAATCGCGCTTCAAGAAGTTCCTGCCCGAGAAGTCTACCCACCTTGGCGATGCTTCCGGCGAGAGCCCGATGGACCATTGA
- a CDS encoding ABC transporter permease, which yields MNWLSQIFAVVGYNLRTIPERKGSALTAAVGIAGVVLVLVGVLAIAAGFQRTLNSSGAKDVAIVLRAGADTEMNSGLSRDEARLIAEAPGVARNAAGPLSSPELFVIINLPKRSTGTDANVPLRGVSAASYDVRGKVELLQGRRFETGKNEIIVGSGAARSFAGLDLGNEIEIGKNKWKVVGIFSAGGGSAESEIWCDSNVLMPAYNRDGYQSVYARLNDPASFNGFKDALTINPQLKVKVLTLDEFFAEQSTMMTEFVTGIGVAIAGMMALGALFAALNTMYGAVSARTREIATLRALGFGSGAIVISVLAESIVIALVGGVLGAGAAWLAFDGYQASTINWQTFSQVTFAFAVTPVLLVTAIVWATILGLLGGLFPAIRAARLPIAAALRET from the coding sequence ATGAACTGGCTTTCGCAAATCTTCGCCGTCGTCGGCTACAACCTGCGCACCATCCCGGAGCGCAAGGGATCCGCGCTCACCGCCGCGGTTGGCATCGCGGGCGTGGTGCTCGTGCTCGTCGGCGTGTTGGCCATCGCCGCGGGCTTTCAAAGGACCCTCAACTCCAGCGGGGCGAAAGACGTCGCCATCGTCCTTCGCGCCGGTGCGGACACGGAGATGAACAGCGGGCTTTCGCGCGATGAGGCGCGGCTGATCGCCGAGGCCCCCGGCGTCGCCCGCAATGCGGCCGGGCCGCTGAGTTCCCCCGAGCTCTTCGTCATCATCAACCTGCCCAAACGCTCCACCGGCACCGACGCCAACGTGCCGTTGCGCGGGGTCAGCGCCGCGAGCTACGACGTGCGGGGCAAGGTCGAACTCCTTCAAGGCCGTCGCTTCGAGACCGGGAAAAACGAGATCATCGTGGGCAGCGGTGCCGCGCGCTCCTTCGCCGGCCTCGACCTCGGCAACGAAATCGAAATCGGCAAGAACAAGTGGAAGGTCGTCGGCATCTTCAGCGCCGGCGGTGGCTCTGCGGAGTCCGAAATCTGGTGCGACTCCAATGTACTGATGCCCGCCTACAACCGCGACGGCTACCAGTCCGTTTACGCACGCCTGAACGACCCCGCGTCGTTCAACGGGTTCAAGGACGCGCTCACCATCAATCCGCAGCTCAAGGTGAAGGTCCTCACACTCGATGAATTCTTCGCGGAGCAATCGACCATGATGACCGAGTTTGTCACGGGCATCGGCGTGGCGATCGCGGGAATGATGGCCCTCGGCGCGCTCTTCGCCGCGCTCAACACCATGTATGGTGCCGTCTCCGCCCGCACCCGCGAGATCGCCACCCTGCGGGCACTCGGCTTCGGTTCAGGCGCCATCGTGATTTCGGTGCTCGCCGAATCCATCGTCATCGCCCTCGTCGGCGGCGTGCTCGGGGCGGGTGCCGCCTGGCTCGCCTTCGATGGCTACCAGGCCTCGACCATCAACTGGCAAACCTTCAGCCAAGTCACCTTCGCCTTCGCCGTGACGCCCGTCCTGTTGGTCACCGCGATCGTCTGGGCCACCATCCTCGGCCTGCTCGGCGGATTATTCCCCGCGATCCGCGCGGCCCGGCTGCCGATCGCCGCAGCGCTGCGGGAGACCTGA
- a CDS encoding ABC transporter ATP-binding protein — protein sequence MSALVSIQQVSKNFRRGSEDIHVLSKLDLEVQEGEFLALMGPSGSGKSTLLNLIGGLDRPSSGSVAIGGQQIDQLSERQLAAWRARHVGFVFQFYNLMPTLTAERNVELPLLLTHLSKSKRKEHVKVALDVVGLSHRTKHYPRTLSGGEQQRVGIARGIVTDPTILLCDEPTGDLDRKSGDEILSLLQALNKEHGKTIIMVTHDPHASARASRTVHLDKGQLSTEASA from the coding sequence ATGAGCGCACTCGTCAGCATCCAGCAAGTCAGCAAGAACTTCCGCCGCGGCTCGGAGGACATCCACGTCCTCTCGAAGCTCGACCTCGAAGTGCAGGAGGGCGAATTCCTCGCGCTCATGGGACCATCCGGCTCGGGGAAATCCACCCTGCTCAATCTCATCGGCGGCCTCGATCGTCCGAGTTCCGGCAGCGTGGCCATCGGCGGCCAGCAGATCGACCAACTGTCCGAGCGCCAGCTTGCCGCATGGCGGGCACGGCATGTCGGCTTCGTCTTCCAGTTCTACAACCTGATGCCGACCTTGACGGCGGAGCGCAATGTGGAGCTGCCACTGTTGCTCACCCACCTTTCGAAGTCCAAGCGCAAGGAGCACGTGAAGGTCGCGCTCGACGTGGTGGGACTATCGCACCGCACCAAGCACTACCCGCGCACGCTTTCCGGCGGTGAGCAGCAGCGCGTCGGCATTGCCCGCGGCATCGTCACCGACCCCACCATCCTGCTCTGCGACGAGCCGACCGGCGACCTCGACCGCAAGTCCGGCGATGAGATCCTTTCGCTGCTCCAGGCGCTGAACAAGGAGCACGGCAAGACCATCATCATGGTCACCCACGATCCGCATGCCTCGGCGCGGGCAAGCCGGACCGTGCACCTCGACAAGGGCCAACTCTCCACCGAGGCGTCCGCATAA
- a CDS encoding RNA polymerase sigma factor, with amino-acid sequence MNFFQRLTSNRLLGPADSGRAASGMPGEPMEEAEDEALVKRAQAGHMKAYDLLVTRHRGRIYAMIRNMVKNETDAWDLSQEVFIKAWQALPRFEAKARFSTWLYRIAHNAVYDFTRRRRPEGGDEINDETFARDRIDPAAVATPTESRSPDDALAGDELRGKIEAALAKLSPEHREAVILKDVQGLAYKEIADVMECSLGTVMSRLFYARQKLQTLLKDEYDSR; translated from the coding sequence ATGAATTTCTTCCAGCGTCTCACGTCCAACCGCCTGCTGGGACCAGCCGACTCCGGCCGGGCAGCTTCCGGGATGCCGGGAGAACCTATGGAGGAGGCAGAGGACGAAGCCCTCGTGAAGCGCGCGCAAGCGGGCCACATGAAGGCCTACGACCTGCTGGTCACCCGGCATCGAGGAAGAATTTACGCCATGATCCGCAATATGGTCAAAAACGAGACAGATGCCTGGGACCTCTCCCAAGAGGTCTTCATCAAGGCGTGGCAGGCCCTGCCGCGCTTCGAGGCCAAGGCACGCTTCTCGACCTGGCTCTACCGGATCGCTCACAACGCGGTCTACGACTTCACTCGCCGTCGCCGGCCAGAGGGGGGGGACGAGATCAACGACGAGACTTTCGCCCGCGACCGCATCGATCCGGCCGCGGTGGCAACTCCCACAGAATCCCGCAGCCCGGACGACGCGCTGGCCGGCGACGAACTCCGTGGTAAGATCGAAGCAGCCCTCGCCAAGCTTTCTCCTGAGCACCGCGAGGCAGTAATCCTGAAAGACGTGCAAGGTCTCGCGTATAAGGAAATCGCCGACGTCATGGAATGCTCCCTGGGCACCGTGATGAGCCGACTCTTCTACGCCCGCCAAAAACTCCAAACCCTCCTGAAGGATGAATACGACTCCCGATGA
- a CDS encoding rhodanese-like domain-containing protein has product MRTATELALVLACASLAALATWKIAGPPSRAVVCDPAKIAPEEICLATVQAEWPAGSFLWVDARPAAEWKLNGIAGSVPLTLTGETSFDEQVEASLEKLGTAQRALVYCGSAGCGTSKEVAKRLKGLGFIPEVRALHGGWDALKHAGLVKDSSPAN; this is encoded by the coding sequence ATGAGAACGGCAACCGAACTGGCCCTGGTGCTTGCCTGCGCCTCGCTCGCGGCGCTGGCCACTTGGAAAATCGCCGGGCCACCGTCACGGGCGGTGGTGTGCGATCCCGCCAAGATTGCCCCGGAGGAAATCTGTCTTGCCACCGTCCAAGCCGAGTGGCCGGCCGGTTCCTTCCTGTGGGTCGATGCGCGGCCTGCCGCGGAGTGGAAGCTCAATGGCATCGCGGGCTCGGTCCCGCTCACGCTCACCGGCGAGACCTCGTTCGACGAGCAGGTGGAGGCCTCGCTCGAAAAGCTGGGCACCGCCCAACGCGCGCTGGTCTATTGCGGCAGCGCTGGCTGCGGGACCAGCAAGGAAGTCGCGAAGCGGCTGAAAGGTCTCGGCTTCATCCCGGAAGTCCGTGCGCTCCACGGCGGCTGGGACGCCCTGAAGCACGCCGGTCTGGTCAAGGATTCCAGTCCGGCGAATTGA
- a CDS encoding efflux RND transporter periplasmic adaptor subunit, producing MSSKPSLDALRIDRPSHPESRGGLWWLWLLLILAASGAGWFFWSKKAAVPVVQTMQVTEFKSDGASRATLLNASGYVTARRSATVSSKVTGKVTEVLVDEGMEVKEGQLLAKLDDSNVQAALKLAEAQLEATRTALEETRSNFDLAEKELARATRLSSSGASSQSDLDRADFLSKSLSGRLRKQTADIAVAEAEVAQWQQQVQDNIILAPFGGVVTSKNAQPGEMISPMSVGGFTRTGICTIVDMASLEIEVDVNESFINRVKAGQAVEATLDSYPEWKIPAKVIAIIPTADRQKATVKVRVGFEKIDPRVLPDMAVKVAFQSDESAPAGKSLTIPKSAVFDDNGTSIVWVISGEKVERRAVSISLTAGDQTTLSAGLSSGETIVTSTSGTLKDGSRVQLSKR from the coding sequence ATGAGTTCGAAGCCATCCCTCGACGCCCTCCGCATCGATCGCCCGTCGCACCCGGAAAGCCGGGGCGGCTTGTGGTGGCTGTGGCTTTTGCTGATCCTTGCTGCCAGCGGCGCGGGGTGGTTCTTTTGGTCCAAGAAAGCCGCCGTCCCCGTGGTGCAAACCATGCAGGTCACGGAATTCAAGAGCGATGGAGCCAGTCGAGCGACCTTGCTGAATGCCTCGGGCTACGTCACAGCCCGGCGCTCCGCCACCGTCTCGTCAAAGGTCACCGGAAAGGTCACCGAGGTGCTCGTTGACGAAGGCATGGAGGTGAAGGAAGGCCAACTCCTCGCCAAGCTGGATGACTCCAACGTCCAAGCCGCCCTGAAGCTCGCCGAGGCCCAACTTGAGGCGACCCGCACCGCCCTCGAAGAGACCCGCTCGAACTTCGACCTCGCGGAAAAGGAACTCGCGCGGGCGACCCGGCTCTCCTCCAGCGGAGCCTCCAGCCAGTCCGACCTCGACCGCGCCGATTTCCTCAGCAAGTCCCTCTCCGGCCGCCTGCGCAAGCAGACCGCCGACATCGCCGTGGCCGAGGCCGAAGTCGCCCAGTGGCAGCAGCAGGTGCAGGACAATATCATCCTCGCGCCCTTCGGCGGCGTCGTGACTTCGAAGAACGCCCAGCCCGGCGAGATGATTTCGCCGATGTCGGTCGGCGGCTTCACGCGCACCGGCATCTGCACCATCGTGGACATGGCCTCGCTCGAGATCGAGGTAGACGTGAACGAGAGCTTCATCAATCGCGTGAAGGCCGGCCAAGCCGTCGAGGCGACGCTCGACTCCTACCCGGAGTGGAAGATCCCCGCCAAGGTCATCGCCATCATCCCCACTGCCGACCGGCAAAAGGCCACGGTGAAGGTGCGCGTCGGCTTCGAGAAAATCGACCCGCGCGTCCTGCCGGACATGGCGGTGAAGGTCGCCTTCCAGAGTGACGAATCCGCGCCCGCCGGCAAGTCCCTGACCATCCCGAAGTCCGCCGTCTTTGACGATAACGGCACCAGCATCGTGTGGGTGATCTCCGGCGAAAAAGTCGAGCGCCGCGCCGTATCCATCTCTCTAACAGCAGGCGACCAAACCACCCTATCGGCCGGGCTTTCTTCCGGGGAAACGATCGTCACTTCCACCAGCGGCACCCTCAAGGATGGCAGCCGCGTCCAACTTTCCAAACGATGA
- a CDS encoding DUF1428 domain-containing protein: MSLYVDGFVVPLPKDKIEAYKKLALVAAEVWMDHGALDYRECVGDDLETEQCTSFRTIAGCSPDETVVFAWITYPSREDRDTINAAVMKDPRLACSMEDPSAMPFDCKRMAYGGFTTLVSASKETATA; this comes from the coding sequence ATGAGCCTCTATGTCGATGGATTTGTCGTCCCGCTTCCCAAGGACAAGATCGAAGCCTACAAGAAACTCGCCCTCGTCGCCGCCGAGGTGTGGATGGACCATGGCGCGCTCGACTACCGCGAATGCGTCGGCGATGACCTCGAAACGGAGCAGTGCACTTCATTCAGGACCATCGCCGGCTGCAGTCCGGATGAAACGGTGGTCTTCGCGTGGATCACTTATCCTTCCCGCGAAGATCGTGACACCATCAATGCCGCGGTCATGAAGGACCCGCGTCTCGCCTGCTCGATGGAAGATCCTTCCGCGATGCCCTTCGATTGCAAGCGCATGGCCTACGGCGGCTTCACCACGCTGGTGTCCGCCTCCAAGGAGACCGCGACTGCCTGA
- a CDS encoding YciI family protein, with amino-acid sequence MNHDTNNGHLLLFRGTNWHRDLAPEEIQRIMGDWTAWFDGLQQKGMIVAASPLEREGHVVTGDAHTDGPFAESKESIGGFFMLKTTTMDEALAIARMCPALPYGLKVEVRPVAPACPAARMVEEAKAHALA; translated from the coding sequence ATGAATCACGACACCAACAACGGACACCTGCTGCTATTCCGCGGCACGAACTGGCATCGCGACCTCGCGCCTGAGGAGATCCAACGCATTATGGGCGATTGGACGGCGTGGTTCGATGGCCTCCAGCAGAAGGGCATGATCGTCGCCGCGAGCCCGCTTGAGCGTGAAGGCCACGTCGTCACTGGCGACGCGCACACCGATGGGCCCTTCGCCGAGTCGAAGGAATCCATCGGCGGCTTCTTCATGCTGAAGACCACCACCATGGATGAGGCGCTGGCCATCGCGCGGATGTGCCCGGCTCTGCCGTATGGCTTGAAAGTCGAAGTGCGCCCGGTGGCTCCGGCGTGCCCGGCCGCCCGCATGGTTGAGGAGGCGAAAGCCCACGCGCTGGCCTGA
- a CDS encoding DUF1573 domain-containing protein gives MRALLICWFACCLPLVAATLKFDETTKEVTIGDDQKTATVDFPFKNGSASDVVIEKHAADCPCAAVGVKDSKLAYKPGESGTIRIVFDLGKVPETVDKFVSIYLKGDREDHPSIKLTTRIIIPVLVELEPKSVIWEVGDNPEPKTVTVTMNGSEPIKLLPLSGTDSRFKREQKTIVEGKKYEIVITPLSTEKPGMGVLQVETDAASDRRPSRPVYMLVRQPAPTPGQVAPAAK, from the coding sequence ATGAGAGCCCTGTTGATCTGCTGGTTCGCCTGCTGCCTGCCGCTCGTCGCCGCTACTCTCAAGTTCGACGAGACCACGAAGGAGGTCACGATCGGAGATGACCAGAAGACCGCCACCGTCGACTTCCCCTTCAAGAACGGCAGCGCCAGCGACGTCGTGATCGAGAAACACGCCGCGGACTGCCCCTGTGCTGCCGTTGGCGTGAAGGACTCGAAGCTCGCTTACAAACCCGGCGAAAGCGGCACCATCCGCATCGTCTTCGACTTGGGAAAGGTTCCTGAGACCGTCGATAAATTCGTTTCGATCTATCTCAAGGGCGACCGGGAAGACCATCCTTCCATCAAGCTCACCACCCGCATCATCATTCCCGTTCTCGTGGAGCTTGAGCCCAAGTCAGTGATCTGGGAGGTGGGTGACAATCCGGAGCCGAAGACGGTCACGGTGACCATGAACGGCAGCGAGCCGATCAAGCTCCTTCCCCTGTCCGGCACCGATTCCCGGTTCAAGCGGGAGCAGAAAACGATCGTGGAGGGCAAGAAATACGAAATTGTCATTACGCCCCTCTCGACCGAAAAGCCCGGCATGGGCGTGCTCCAGGTCGAGACCGACGCCGCGTCCGACCGTCGTCCCTCCCGCCCGGTTTACATGCTCGTCCGCCAGCCCGCGCCCACGCCCGGCCAAGTCGCCCCTGCGGCAAAATGA
- a CDS encoding outer membrane protein assembly factor BamB family protein yields the protein MNPLLIGTNGSIAALDPSTGEILWATELKTRGLISSTRGEDVSVILRDGQVFAGCSGHLFCLSVETGEMLWHNDLKGFGHNDVSLALEGVSVQYLEKVVRRSS from the coding sequence ATGAATCCGCTTCTTATCGGCACCAACGGCAGTATCGCGGCCCTCGATCCGTCCACCGGTGAAATCCTGTGGGCCACCGAGTTGAAGACCCGCGGCCTCATCTCTTCCACGCGTGGCGAGGATGTGTCGGTGATTCTGCGCGATGGCCAGGTCTTCGCTGGATGCAGCGGCCATCTCTTTTGCCTGTCGGTGGAGACCGGTGAAATGCTCTGGCACAATGATCTCAAGGGCTTCGGACACAATGACGTGTCGCTGGCGCTGGAGGGCGTGTCGGTGCAGTACTTGGAGAAGGTGGTGCGGAGGAGTTCTTGA
- a CDS encoding ABC transporter permease, whose amino-acid sequence MKYLALVFSNLKRKKLRTTLTLLSIFVAFLLFGFLAAIKAAFLGGVEIAGADRLIVRHKVSLIQPLPQSYEAKIEAMPGVDAVAALTWFGGIYKDPKNFIATFPVDPDKYLNVYPEVVVTPDVLAKWKQTRQGAIVGKTTFDRMAKSEGWKIGDKIPFTSPIWGQPEGQDQWNFEIVGTYAAGKKGADETGIIFRYDYFEEARQERKGMVGWFGVRAKSADQAAEVAKRIDEQFANSPYETKAEAEGAFAAGFASQVGDIGKIVAGVVSAVFFTILLVAGNTMSQSVRERTEEIGVLKAMGFPNGLVLVLVLIESCLLASLGGLAGLSVAWLITLGGSPAPQMLPVFVIPNRDLIMGAAFAITLGLFAGAVPAIQAMRLQIATALRRN is encoded by the coding sequence ATGAAATACCTCGCTCTCGTCTTCAGCAACCTGAAGCGCAAGAAGCTGCGGACTACGCTCACGTTGCTTTCCATCTTCGTCGCGTTCCTGCTCTTCGGCTTCCTCGCCGCGATCAAGGCGGCGTTCCTCGGTGGCGTGGAGATCGCCGGTGCGGACCGCCTGATCGTCCGCCACAAGGTCTCGCTCATCCAGCCCCTGCCGCAGAGTTACGAGGCGAAGATCGAGGCCATGCCGGGCGTCGATGCCGTCGCGGCGCTGACCTGGTTCGGCGGCATTTACAAGGACCCGAAGAACTTCATCGCGACCTTCCCGGTCGATCCCGACAAATATCTCAACGTCTATCCCGAGGTCGTGGTCACGCCCGATGTCCTGGCGAAGTGGAAGCAGACGCGCCAGGGTGCCATCGTCGGCAAGACCACCTTCGACCGCATGGCCAAGAGCGAAGGCTGGAAGATCGGCGACAAGATCCCCTTCACCTCACCGATCTGGGGACAGCCGGAAGGCCAGGACCAGTGGAACTTCGAGATCGTCGGCACCTATGCCGCGGGCAAGAAGGGCGCTGACGAAACGGGAATCATCTTCCGCTACGATTACTTCGAGGAGGCTCGGCAGGAGCGCAAAGGCATGGTCGGATGGTTCGGCGTGAGGGCGAAGAGCGCGGATCAGGCCGCGGAAGTCGCCAAGCGCATCGACGAGCAATTCGCCAACTCGCCCTACGAAACGAAAGCCGAGGCCGAAGGCGCATTCGCCGCTGGCTTCGCGTCGCAAGTCGGCGACATCGGCAAGATCGTGGCCGGGGTGGTGAGCGCGGTGTTTTTCACCATCCTGCTGGTCGCCGGCAATACCATGAGCCAATCCGTCCGCGAGCGCACCGAGGAGATCGGCGTGCTCAAGGCGATGGGCTTTCCCAACGGCCTCGTTCTGGTGCTGGTGCTCATCGAGTCATGCCTTCTCGCCTCGCTCGGCGGTCTCGCCGGTCTCAGCGTCGCGTGGCTGATCACGCTCGGCGGCAGCCCCGCGCCGCAGATGCTTCCCGTCTTCGTCATTCCCAATCGCGACCTCATCATGGGAGCGGCCTTCGCCATCACCCTCGGCCTGTTCGCCGGAGCCGTTCCCGCGATCCAGGCGATGCGCCTCCAGATCGCCACCGCGCTAAGGAGGAACTGA